The window catccacgcgtttcatctaaaaacgcgtgagttcatcaacgcgatttagatgaaacgcgtggatgGTAATTCACGTACATTGAAAAACGCGAATtgccattcacgcgtttcatctaaatcgcgttgatgaactcacgcgattagATTAAATCGTGTGAGTGGTAATTCGCGTCAATAAGCGTAAAATCTGGCCGGAggggtatttctgacatttcgcagggcaaaagggctatttttgccaacattagcaggcgtgggccttttttggaatttcccctgtaatgggggccatttcatcaaatttcccctctctttatcaaattattatttattattttatttatatatatcaaaaccttcaaatcttaataaaaaaataaaaaaatatctttatctTATCAAAATCATCATTTTAACTAGGGAgtcaatttgaaaccgccccgtgaaaaccgaaccgaatttcCCCGTTTAGGACGGTTTTTCCTCAAAACCGAACGAGGATGGTATTTGTGATTCCCGCCCCGACCCATCATGATTTTACCCTGATTCTGCCcccgaacaccataaacataattaaatatattaaattactaatatatttatttatttactatattttataagagtagtaagattatttttttataataatataaatttttaatatattttaatataaatattattaaaaaatttgttatcCTTATTTTAACTATACTAATAcaatctttattatttaatatcttaatatttaaaattgtattaaaatcAGTAAAAACTTATCTTGGAATCTACTTACAATAAGTAATGAACATgactttttatttatgtttttcttaatgTAAGGATTCTCAAATACAATTACACTAATTCCAACAAATTTGGGTTAACACATTCAacatatttaacaataataaaatcataaaaaataattgaagaacaCATTCaactaaattacttttatttcatTTGGGTTACAATTACATGGATCAATATGTTACACAACTTCACTAGTTCTAAAATCAAATATCCTCTTATTATCAGAaacacatttaatattttattatcaataacATACATTTTCCATTACCAGACTGAGACAACTGGTGAATACTTGCAATTCACATTCAACCCAGTGTTCGAATCCTTCTTCAGTATCATCCAACCCGTATGAACTTGAAATTAGCAACGGAATTCTAATTTCATCTCATGGATACTACCAGAGTTCTTCAAAAGGCTAATATGCTTAGATGCAAGCTGTAAGATCGTCAATGACTTGCATAATTGCATCCATCAAATGAGCAATCTGTGAAGAACAAAGAACAAATTAATCAAGCTAGCTAATGTAGGAAATTATGAAAAGAGACATAAAATCTGAAATAGATTTGAGATCAGGCTGATGAATACCTTTTACACCAAAGCTCGAAGTTATATATAAACCATCGTAGACGTAAACTTCTTTAGAGTTACGCTACCATGGTTTTTGAATCTTCGCATAATGAGAGGAAGAAGATGACTAGAGATCGAACTGGTTCATTCCAATTTTGAGAGAACAATATAAATAggggaagatgaagaagaaggcggcggacgagataaaataataaagataattaGGGTTACTAAAAGCTTTCATTTGGGCCTTTCTTTTGggcttttataaataaaagagtaaccaacatttttttaaattatataattttatcaatgatTTATTACagaattaatattaaactcaatattataataaataaataaatacaaataaaatttttatacttcatattaaatttgtcaataaaatcctaaaataaatatcttttacttaaaaaaaataaaatattataaatttgagtaaGGAGAAAATATAATCAAAGTAAAGATTTCCTTTGACTTTTGtccttttatttacattttttaattttacgattatatcaatattaaatAGTCAATATTAAAAcccaattttataataaaatataatttttatagttgATATAAAACACATatcttcattttaaaaaataaaatatttttccatttcaatgttgaataataaattaattttaaaaaaaaaattaaatgtgaagcacaagtaaaaaaatattttagatactataaattaataaaaatattgttatgacagacatttatgttattataattgaatttataacacGATTCATGCGTttggtgaaaaaaaattataataatttagacATTTTTTCTCAACCTACTCATTTTGTTagataattgtatttttaatgTAAAGATCGCAAGTTCTTCTTCAAACGAAAACataactttaaatataaaaagtaagtAATACCCGAATTGTTTGTCATTGCCGACTTCATAACCATACGAAGGGGCATTTTGTCCGACCACGTGGTCAACCTCTTACATTTTTCATCGCTTATTGTATTCCAAAACTCTAGAAATGTCTTTGGAGTTTGTAGAGAACTTCTTCACATGTttgtaaattcaaaaatattattttaaaataactttgattttcaTCGATTGTTTCTCTCTCTCGAGTATTAGCTCTCGTAATTGTGAATTGATTGATCATTGTTATTGTCATTGCCTATTGccttttgttaatatatttattgattgatCATTCCTAATTGTCTATTTGAGTATTTGtagaaagttaaaatttaatcaGAATTATGTTTAGCCATTGGCCGTTGTTCTTAAGCTTCTAATTGTATGGTGCTTGTAAGGATGATAGTTTGAAAGTTCGGGGTAAATAACTACAACAGATTTATAAAGACTTCATggacaaaaaaattaaaattgttttaagaattcaataaataatattttgactaagaaTATTGTGAGAATGttgtataaacaaaattttctattattttcaaTGTATACACACaaactttttcattttcattgatataaataaacaaaggaGGCGTATCATCTGATAAAGTATGAATATTATTAGTATCAATCATAATGAGGACATTTCAAATGTAGTGAAGTCGAGTGTTGATGTGCTTTGTGCGCTTTTGAAACATCGAGTTCTTGGACAAATGTATGGCGCTTTTGTTATCGCAAAATAAATCCACTTTATTGTGCTTCACCTCAAATTCACCCACAAGACCCTTTAATCAAAGTTCCTCCTTCACGTCCTCCGTCATGGTGATATACTCGACCTCCGTTGTTGAAAGGGCAAATACGAATTGTAATTATGCCTTCTAACTTACGTACCGAGCATTAAAATAGGGTAAATACATATCCCGTTAGGAACCTTCTCTTTTCCAAGTCGCCTAAAAAATCAACATCAACATATCCTCTCAACTTATCATCACCTACACCCGCCCGTTTAAAATAAAGACCGACATTTAAAGACCCCCCAACATAATGGAGAACTCACTTTGTCTTCTCCCAATGTGAACTAtgaaaatttagaatttttttcaaacttttttgtTTGATCGAGTTTGATCTATTCTTGAACttgattatgaattttatttgtttagaatcattctaTATATCGTGTATGACATTCTGTTAAAAGAAATCAGATGAAAtcaatattattcaaaatttgagtttaaaattaGATTCTTTTTAAAATCATGTATTCTTGAGTTTATtctgaattttttaattcaattaattgttatatatgtttgttAATGTGTTAGGGATGATTTCCAAGCAACTGTAACATCGTTTTGATCACGTTTGATCACTGcatgtttaaaaattaagcataaaaattgatttttttaaaatcttgtgTTCTTGAGTATAATCTGAATTTTTTGATTCATTTAGTTGCTTTACATGTTTGTTAATGTGTTGAGATAATTTCCATGTAACTGTAAcatcattttgatcatgtttgatcaaactatgtttatgaaaattttggattttgattcaatcttcaaaaactattttaatgtttgaatgattttcatatttgattgtgttcaactatatttatcattttaacaCTAATGGAACAAATAGCAGGCCTTGACATGGCCTAATTTGaaaaatcccaaaatttgaGCTAGAAATAGtattttgaaattgatctttgtaaagatcCAATAaccgtgatttatgttagggcttttATTCTTCACGATCATATAACTAACTGTAGCTTAGAGATCATCAttttatgatttgaatcaaaagttatagctTTCTGAAATTTTGAACAAAATAAGAACACACGGTCCTAAGGATTTAGTCTAGGACTAGTAATCCCTAATCCCGTTCTTCAATTGAGAATGAGAAAATGAACTCGGGTCAAAAAGCTGAGACTAAGAAAACTTAGCCTCCGACCGAGAATTATGACTGGTGTTCTTCAACACCGATCGAGGACCAGGACCAATGTTCTTTAGGAATGACCGATCTCCACGACTAATGATTTtataacctaggaccgatgatttTGGCTGAGTTTTTTAACTTAGGATCGAGCTCTCCTCTTAGCCTATGACTAACATTTCTAACCCTATGACTGAGTTCTaacttgacctaggaccgatatttctaaccctaggactgaGCCCTaacttgacctaggaccgatatttttaaccctaggaccgagctcTAACTTAACCTATGACCGATTTTTCTAACCCTAGGATCGAGTTCCATCCTAACCTAGGACAGAGCATCTCAAACCCTAGGACCAAAGAACAAGACCGAGCATCTCAAGTCTAAGACCGAGCAGTCCAAGGTCTAGATTGAGCTCGACCGAGTCTAGATCCACCAAACTAGACCCAAACCTTAGGACTCGAGTCCTAAgtcctgtttggttccacttttcaaattccaaaagtatttttataattttggaactcaaatccattttcaaataatcccgaatggtcagaaaataatattataatatttatgggATACTTCCTAAACCAATGTTTTGCTAAGTTCCTTtttggaaatatttttaaatttaaacattttttctgatatttttctataatttttctgAGTTATATATCTACGCAATCGCATGTACgcccttttaaatatttttgtaaaattatttatacaagcTAAACATATCCTTGTTTTAGACCCCTAGACTATAAATCgatgaaaataaatgttataaataaaagttttaatagtcaaagtatttttttaaaagtaaatgtcGTCATTTGACGAAAgcggaggacatagcgcgaaagtcATTTCCCGAGCGCAACTAATTAAGACACGAACCTTTGCAAAAATTATGGTATAAATACACTTATACATGtatgtttttattgattttcataaaatcacttggcgactctgatttcaaataaataatctttttaaattagttatgtttatttaatttaactgTGTTTtgaccaaattattatttgcccccaaattattaaaatttgaacaaaataaattatttttacataattaattccAAAGCTCCCagacattattttaaaaatattttaaaataatattttcttttaaaagaagcctgacacgcaaaccaaggttgaaacgcatcAAACCTCGAGCCCCTCGTGATGTATTCCATCGTATTACCACACATCGATCTAGACATGTGTTAATCTACGGATGGGGAGCCTATTCATGGGGTTACAACTCATTAAGGTAACCTAGTTGTAAGAGTCatcttaagagaccaaaagtcACGGTCTATAGGTTCGTTTCAATTTGGAatcgttttgagtttaagtagAAGTGTCACACACATAGTTCTACTTAGGGCTGaaaacgagtcgagtcgagctcgagtagaGGTCTactcgagttcgagctcgaaaAAATTTCAacggctcgaactcgagctcgagctcgatcgagtatcaaaattaaagctcgagctcgaactcgaactcaaaacaagtactcgagctcgactcgaactcgactcgattaacTTGAATTTTACCGAGCTCAagagctcggctcgagctcgactcgattagttCGATTTatagctcgagctcgagctcgaactcgactcgaaacatacaaaattaaaacatatcaacTAAATAGTTTCACACTTTCAATATATCAAAAGATcacaacaaaatgaataaacatatagaattattcatttcacctaaaacataaacattccATCAAAATCAAATAGAACACACAACATTACACATTAAAACATTCAACTTAAAACATAATCATTCTaactaaaaatatctaaaatccaaagtccaaacatacaatatattaaattagtccAACATAAAACAACCAAACTTACTTAATCAAAACTCCAAAGTTCCCAACATTCCAAAGTCCAAACTTACTTAATCCAAACTTCCAAagtccaaactaaaaaataacacCTTATTTGGATTCCGGAAGACAAATTTCTTGATAAGTTTTATCTCTctgaaaaaaacaatatatagttaaattaatattcaaataataatatatgttaacgtaaaataaaaaatattaaatttcactTACCCtcgtatttttttttcactccaTGCAAATGTCGAAGCCAATCTCCTCCACATAGAAGAACTTGCACCGTCTCTGGAGAAAGTGATGAACGATAAGAATCAATGACCCTCGTCCTAGCACTAAATTTTGCTTCGGAAGCTACCGAACTTACTGGAATAGGTAAAATATCAGCGACCATTTTTGATAACACTGGATATTGTAGTATATTCATTTTCCACcaatctaaacatgaaaaatcTTTAGGAATTTCACTCTTCTTCAAACGACCCTTTTCGAGATAGTCTAATAATTCAGATTTTGAAGGCTCTGAAGTCTCAATTTCCGCACAATAAGCATCAAAGTCATCCCAATTGGAGGAAGAATCACGTTGAGTCGTATTAGAATTGGAAGAGCCAATATTTTCCAAATGGAATGAACGAGAAATCCTTTCACAAGCATTTTCAGCAACATAGACATCATAAAGGCTAACAAGAGCATCTTTAACCTTACAAATATTTCTTTGGGCATCACCATGGGAATAAAGTTTTGGAAAACAAAACTCAACTGCTAACATTTTTTTGGTTGGATCTAGAACTGCAGCTAAAGCCATCAACAAATTGCACTCACCCCAATACTTGTCAAATTTTGTCTTCATTTTCAAAACCATCCAaggtagattttattttttgaacttCTTGAAGAAACAAATTAGAAGTGGGATATTCACTACCTGAAATGATGTGTGTTGCTGTCCAAAATTCTTTTAACAGTGAGCAAATTTTCCGTGCCTTCTTCCAACCTTCTTCTGAAGGGAAACAATCATAGAAAGGATCGCGTTCATTGAACATTTTGAAAGCTTCTTTAAATTTGAGTGCACAACTTAACATCTCAAATGTAGAGTTCCATCTTGTTTTGCAATCACGAATCAATTTCTGATCTTTTAACTGCAATTGTTGCACACACTCAGCAAATTGTACACGCCTTGCCTCTGAGCGATTAACATATTCCACGCCTTCTCGAATATCACCAATTATATCTTCAATCACCCTAATCCATCTTGAACACATAAGTTTAATATATGTGCACAACAACGCACATGGAATAGATTTCCATCACATGGCAATGTTCTAGACCTTCGAATGGTATCTTTCATATACCGAATAGCTACATCATTATTAGAAGCATTGTCAACAGTAATTGTTACAACTTTATTCTCAATACCCCACTCTTTCATACATTTGAAAATAGCATCAGAAATCTGAAGACCCCCTCTTGGTGGTGGAATATTTGCAAAACTTAGAACCCTTTTTTGTAACTTCCAAGAAAAATCAATCCAATGGCCTGTAATAACCATGTattcaattttttgattttttgatttcCAACAATCAGTTGTCAAACTGATTGTATGAACACTTTCCAAAAGTTttttcaacttatttttttcaatctcaAAAATCTTAACGCAATCTGCCTTGCATGTAACTctactaattttttttccattccGGCATCCCTCGTTTCATCATCAAATTAAATCCTTCCTCATCTAAAATGGTGAATGGATGTTCATGCATCATAACCCAATTAGCAGATGCCTCTCTCATTTGTTCCATATCAAATTTTCCAGTATGTAAATAAGGGAGAGAATTTGAACCTGAGTCACTTGGCAAATAGTTTAGCTTCATTTGTCGTTCGGCTTCTCTcaaatttatcttcttttttatgCAGTTTGTACTGTGtcgcaaaagacttgttgtAGACCCTTTGCATATTGATAAAAAAGAAGAGCAATGCTTGCACTTTGCCTTTTTACTTCCATCCGCCACTGTAACAGATTCAAAATCATTCCAAACACTtgaagtttttctttttttattgataCGGAAACCTTCTTTCTCATGTTCTTCTGGATCTTGATTTTTTTGTGATTCTTCCCCAGCATGCGAAACAATTGTTTCATCTTGTTGAAGTTCATCACCAATTTCATTGCTCTCAATTTCATCTACAACTGCTACACCATCTACGGACATAATTGATCTAAAAGCCACCAAAAAATTCGTAATATATGATGAGTTAGAATTATATCATATGACAAGGACGTAATGCAAAAACATACTTTCTAACTGTAAATATAAACGAAGCAGCATGAGAGATTACCTGTTGAAAGACCGAATATTTGTAAAAGGAACCTCACGAATGGTGTAAAGATTCTTATCTACGTAATATtagaaaatttcattaaatgcaGTATTACAGACATTAAATGCAGTATTACAGTATTCATATTAGCAAGATTCCTAAATGCAGACATTAAATTGAAGATAACTCATACCAATTTCGTTCAACCTTTGATTTGGGACAGTATTACAGTATTACAGAAGTGGTCTTTAGGGATTTAGGTATTACAGAGTACAGACTTAAATGCAGTATTACAGTATTCATATTAGCAAGATTCCTAAATGCAGATATTAAATTGAAGAGAATCTAGTTCTTTGTTGACAGATCGGAAGTATAACATATCGAATCTATGCAAGATCGAAAGAGaataaagaagaaattgaaatgaaaataaaaaaggggAAAACGATGAAAACTTTTCGGTGCTTTGCATTGAGCTCCTTGGTGACGTTTGCTTTCTCGTTTGATGAAAACCTAGTTCTTTGTTGGCGGCTGTCCGAATGAACTATGGAGGAGAAGAGGTTAGGGATTTTGGAGGAGAAaggttagggttagggatttTGGACTTTGGAAGAGAACTGGAGAAGAATGAAGAGGGAGGGTGCCCGTTAGGGATTTAGCCATTtagggtataaatttatattttatattttaatactcatattttatatttaattaaagtattacaattttttatattataaaaagtaaatataaaatataaaatataaattaaaaaatatatataaaatataaaat is drawn from Impatiens glandulifera chromosome 3, dImpGla2.1, whole genome shotgun sequence and contains these coding sequences:
- the LOC124930575 gene encoding zinc finger BED domain-containing protein RICESLEEPER 1-like; translated protein: MVITGHWIDFSWKLQKRVLSFANIPPPRGGLQISDAIFKCMKEWGIENKVVTITVDNASNNDVAIRWIRVIEDIIGDIREGVEYVNRSEARRVQFAECVQQLQLKDQKLIRDCKTRWNSTFEMLSCALKFKEAFKMFNERDPFYDCFPSEEGWKKTKFDKYWGECNLLMALAAVLDPTKKMLAVEFCFPKLYSHGDAQRNICKVKDALVSLYDVYVAENACERISRSFHLENIGSSNSNTTQRDSSSNWDDFDAYCAEIETSEPSKSELLDYLEKGRLKKSEIPKDFSCLDWWKMNILQYPVLSKMVADILPIPVSSVASEAKFSARTRVIDSYRSSLSPETVQVLLCGGDWLRHLHGVKKKYEGK